From Arachis stenosperma cultivar V10309 chromosome 2, arast.V10309.gnm1.PFL2, whole genome shotgun sequence, one genomic window encodes:
- the LOC130963377 gene encoding secreted RxLR effector protein 161-like, whose translation MGTPMHPNNKLEKDDNGKEVDETRYRGMIGSLMYLTSSRLDIIQSVGVCSRFQSHPKESHLSAVKRIIRYIKGTCDYGLWYPKSDDFCAVGFCDADYAGDRVDRRSTSSMCCFLGSSLNMWSSKKQATVALSTVEAEYISASACCSQLIWLKTQLEDYKLKINSIPLFCDNMSAINISKNPVLHSRTKHIEIKYHFIREHVQKGTIDIQFVKSEDQIIDIFAKPLCEDRFCSLRKSLGMFDLSFVENL comes from the coding sequence ATGGGAACACCAATGCATCCAAACAATAAACTTGAAAAAGATGATAATGGCAAAGAAGTGGATGAAACACGGTATAGGGGAATGATTGGTTCATTAATGTATCTTACCTCCTCTAGACTGGATATTattcaaagtgtgggtgtatgttcaagatttcaatctcacccaaaagaatcccatCTTTCGGCTGTTAAGCGCATCATTAGATATATTAAGGGAACTTGTGATTATGGCTTGtggtatccaaaatctgatgatttttgtgcagtagggttttgtgatgcagattatgcgggagatagagtggatagaaggagcacctccagcatgtgttgcttccttggaagctcactcaacatgtggtcaagcaaaaaACAAGCCACAGTAGCTCTATCCACAGTTGAAGCTGAATACATATCTGCCTCTGCATGTTGctcacaattaatttggttaaaaacgcagttggaagattacaaattaaaaatcaatagtataccattattttgtgataacatgagtgctataaatatttcaaaaaatcctgttttacactcaagaacaaagcacattgaaatcaaatatcattttattagagaacatgtgcaaaagggtactattgatattcaatttgtaaaatctgaagatcAAATTATTGACATTTTTGCAAAACCCCTCTGTGAAGATAGATTCTGTTCTCTGAGAAAGAGCTTGGGAATGTTTGATTTAAGTTTTGTTgaaaatctgtga